AAACATCATCTCCACAGTCACAAACTCGCCAAAGATCTTCTATAAAGGGAAAGACAAGTTTTTTAGGCTTTATACCAGTTTcatttatggcaggggtgtcaaacatatggcccgtgggccaaaactggccctccacaGGGTCTGAGCCGGCCCACAGGAGGAATTTGATGTCATTGATGGTAGAGCTGTATTAATCATAAAGTTTaatactatatttttcagttccagatgcctgttactgaatgtttcgtgtatttgtagatccactgtgatctgcaagttgaaatgcacatgtgtaaatgctaaactgaggtatgatattgttaaaattcaagcttcaggttattcacattttttgttcaaggatagtttgtgaacATTTTAATACTGCAATCTTACTTttcgcactaaaacacagacaaacatttctagttggcattatttataagttattatgctattattttactggtccagcccatttgaggtcaatctgggctgaatgtggtacctgaactaaaatgagcttgacacctaTGATTTAAAGGAATAATACCTGTACTACCTTGAAAGTTATAGAAAAAAAGAACGCAGTCTCTGGTCTATCTTCTGCACTGTGACCTTAGTCTGAACATTCAGATCAGAGTTCAAGGCACTTTTCCGTCATCCTACATTGAGATTCATCACAGGTCTAAGATCAACCTTAAACATGCACAGTactaaaatgcaacatacacatgaatgcagcagtgaaatgaatccaaaaacaccAGATAACATGGTAGCATACTGAACCATTTCACAACAACTACATATAGTTgagtattttcagtgtgtattagtacattaATTGAAAGAAATTGTCTGCACACAACTTTTAAAACCACTGCTTTTGTGCACAGGGCTCATCCAATGACCATGACCAGTCTACgttaaaaaaataatgtgaacagTACAATAAAAAAATCAGGTCTAAGGaataggagtgtaagaaaatatccgttctgcaatatatcgtgatattttatttcacaatactgtattgatattaaaaagtactgtatcgatatttttaggtatttattcaaatgcagatattgtggaggttcatttttgtttttcttttttgtttgtattttatttattattagttaacactcttttattaaacaattttagttcctttgttgggattgcacaaaaataatgttatgatgttagttatgaactaataaaatatgaacatttgaacaggatcttaaactgcaatgtctgtaaaatataatttaagttttaacacaggaaaattttgtgatatagcattagatcctgttctgatcaaataaaaacatgtttagcatttgcgcatatttctggtgtaattcaattcttcaaggaaataatcattttaaaaaagaaacaaacaaaaattgcctttttaaaagaatcacaatatatcgtgatgtattgtatcatgatcttagtatggtgatttgtatcatatcgccagattcttgccaatacacacccctactaagGAATAGACTTGTATTGAACCATTAAAGTTGTGTTAATGTAGCCAAATATTTTAAATTaataacttttattttttttaattttaatattaccCACAAGTTAAGCTGCAGCTGTTAGATTTTAGAGACAGATGAAATGGAAAGCAAACCTTAATGTCCCTGATTTTCTGCTTCTCAAACTCATCAATGGTCTCCTCCAACTGCCTGGTGGTCCTCGTGGCGTCCATGGTGGCTCTCTGGAGCTCACTTTCAGCCTAATAGCAAAACATATAACACATGGGAGATGCACACCCTGACATAGAGCGTGTGAAACCGGGCTCCAAAGCATGACAAATATGGATAAAAGAGCCCTTTAGATGGAATCACACTCATGTTTTTCATCTAGAGGTCAGAAAAATATTTAGGTCTGCACCTGAGGCTCCTGTATACATTCAAGCTGACATGTCAAATACACTATGTTCTATTGTACTGTTTGACCTGTAGGTTGGCATACATGCAGGACGGTCTAAAAATGACTAAACACCACCCCCTTGTGGAGAATATGCAGTACATGTATGAATTGATGTGTGCAAGTAAATTTTAGTTGCTTCCCAGCCCGTTCTAAGAGGTGTTTACATCGTCAGGGTTCCCACATGTTTTTACAGATAAAATTTTGAAACTTTTCCATGACCTGTCAAGGACCAATAGCAACATTTCAATGATAATTCAGAGCCTTTACGTGCTTGAACATAAGGAGATTTAGTTAATGTACAAAATTCAACAGCAAACTCTGTCATTGTATAGTTGTTGGttattcattttaaatattcaaaatACTGTTAACCTAATGAATTATTTTCAAGGGCTGTACAACATAGTGATGCAAGATACAAAAAATGCATAGTTTGTATTAACTAACAGTAACAATAAGCCAGTCCTCCACCTAAACCCTCTACAAACCTAAAGAAAATCATAAGGTCTGCTgcatttgttatatttttttatcCTTGTCTAAATCTAATGGGCctattcccttgttttatgaactcctttattgaaaaaatacaatgacTTTTAGAAAACTTTCCTGACTTCACTTAATTTCAAGACTTTTCCATGGCTTGAGATTTTGATTCAAGCATTCCATGACTTTTCCTGTCAATGGGAACCTTGTATCTTATAAAGAAGAGCAACAAAATGTGAAGTGGATGTGCATGTTCTGTAGAAATGATCAAAACAAAGTCTTTAAATGTAAAGCTATCCAGGAAAAGTGACAAACTAAAAACATCCAATAAACTATAGTTGACGGATTGTTCATCTTTGTGGTCATACATTACCAAGGGTGAAATGCACATTTAGATGGGACACACCTGAGACTGGACACTAAGTCAAGGAAGCATCGGTCAAATACTCGCCTGTGTGATATGATGAAATTGGGATGTAATGTTAATGCATTTTTAGGCTCATGCACTAAATTAATCAATGTCGTTCTGTTAAAGCTGTACATATCTGCATTATAATTACACTAATGATTGTTTTTACAAATGTGAGATAAAATATGAGGACAAGATGGGGCAAGGATACAATGATCTGCCTGTCTGAGGGGTTTCTCTGTCTGGTCCTCTCAAGCTGAGCCATCTGTTTAGCTTCTCGGTCTCTGGCACGTTTAGTTGTCTTCAGATCCTCCTGCGTGGACAGAGCACATCAGAAGACAATTATTTACCATTTAATGTAAGAACAATGCTCATAACTAGTGCTGCCAAAATTAGGGAACAATTTGGGCCATGTTGTGTTCCCATCAGGTCGCGCTGTAGGATACAAATGGCTCAAATAAACAGAGGATAACAAACACCGCATTCTGTAGTTGTTTTCTGTCTAATATGGCTTGGTTGATGGATAAGACAGATGAATAATTCCACATATACCTGTTGTATCCGACACGTTTACACACTTCATAAGAACATGTGAGGAGACACAGTAAACACAAATCACAAGTGTTAAATGTTAATTACCtcagaatttattttaaaaaggtgTTTTAATATCCTCTATGTGCATTACTCttttgcaaaaaaagaaaaaaaaaagttgtttttttactgtttcccTAAAACCCAAACCTAAAATCCCAATGTGAAGTTCCAAAAGGTGCATGAGATACCTTTATGGACAAACCTAAAGGCACATTTTCTAAATGTTCTCTCTGAGAATGTAAGCAAAATGAAgcctaaaaacaaaagaaaatgtgtaaTACAATAATGATATTTACTGCAATACATTGGACCACAGTATAATCACAATCATGgtaatttacattttattaaacaGCTGTAAGAAAATctattaaaatgtaaaacaatGCTGTACTCTCAGAGAAAACAGTTTTGATATAAATAATATGCTTCCTGTGCGTAGAGtctaacataattttttttatttttacataagaAGAAAAAATGTGGTTCATTACAATTAAGCCTAATTCCAATAAACTGTGATTAATTTAGATTATCTGACATCCCTACTAACAACATAATCAGAATAGAACTTCATGACCGTTTTAAAGCCTAAAATTCACTTCATCtttttctgggaaaaaaaggTGTTTAATCAAAGAATGGGCTAAATTTTAAACTACTTCAGTAGTGACCTTGAAGTGTATTTATGCATATCCCATCACAGGCAATGGCTGACGTCATTGTCATGAAGTTAGCCCTCATGGAAAGATTCAGGGGGAATAAGGTCATAAAAGGTCATTCCTGTTATACAGTGACTTTTCTGTCTCTGCACATTATGTTTTCTAGAGCAATATTCAGAACAAATGTCCATGATCTAAATGACATATTTAGGCCTTCTTCATCATATAAACACAGGTAATTGTTGTTAAaaatatagttttgtattttaCACACCCTTAATTGATATATGCATTCAGTGTATATGTATTCAGGATAATTCATTTCCAATAAAAAAACCCTGACATGATAAGAACCTCTGGATATTCTTTAATTCTGTTAtagacaaaactaaactaaatcaggAGAAACTATAGCTATTTTTTAACTGCTTTCTGTGTAACTATGAACTCATATTCCCCACTGGTAGTAGGGACTTTCTCACCTTCTAAAAACAGAACTACATTTTAGGAAGTATCATAAATGATTTCTTTCTGCAGAATTCCGCTGCGCAAACTGAAGTAAGCTTTAACTTCTTCCTCCTACGATTTTAGAAATGTTCACTCTTAAAAGTTCCACCCTGTTAGAATTTTTCATCCATAACGCATGTCTGGCCAAAAAAAGAGCTTCAAGCATGTGAATTTTTATTGTTataaaagttgtgtttttctaTAGAATTTTCACCTAAGACATCTAAGAGGTTGGAGGTTCAACAGATtacaaatattttcttaatttattgatttttttttactttttaaaaaaattgttttagaatataaggtacaaaacaaacagagaaatggtCAAAGGTACTTTCAATCATTTACATATCGtctactgtccacagattgaatgaaagagtcacatttttcccaatattttacaCTCTTGTGTTGTTGTAGGTAGAGATTGTAGGTCATTATTTCCATTAGATGGATGTGATTAACAATTTTTATCACCAGGGAGACTGAAAGAGGATCCTTTTTTAGCCAATATTtaatgatgactttttttttgtctgcgcCAAGCAGTATTCTAAACAGATATATGTCACTTTTacataattcctctgggggaatgttaaaaaacaaagtagccaatgacttaccaaaatgaacaccaaaaactgaatacatcaatttGATCATATTTTCCAAAAGCCAACAATACAAGGACAAGACCAGAATACATGTGCTTGATCTGCCTCAAGTGATCCAGCAAGAAAACTGAAcaccaaaaaaattggattttcgTACAGGTGTTATAAAGAAGTGGACCAGACTTTTCCAACAAAAGTCCCTCCAGGTTGGTTGAGGTTGTTGTGCAACTTTGAGATTTCCATCCCTCTGACCATatctcatttggtatttcctcTTGCAGGTCTCTCTCCCTCTGATGTTTTGCATGAAAATATATCTCATTGTCCTTTGAATTTAATGTTGTATAAACTTTGCCAATGATGCTTTTGTTACTGGAACCTTTATAGGCATCCACCAATATTAGAGGAGAGGGAGTCACTGTCACAGAACATTGGACTTCCTTCACAACGTAATCACAGAGCTGGAGATACCTGAAGAAATCATGTTTCTCAAGTCCAAATTTGAGTGAAAGATTTTGAaagctgtccatctgtcctttagAAAGTATCGTGTAGAAAGCAGTTACCCCAGGTTCGGACCACTGTCTAAATCTATAGTCATGTAGTGCAGGTTGGAAGTGCGGATCACTCACAGGCCAGTTTACGTTCCTAATTTCTATGAAGTCCAAATGTCTTGACCATTTGTAGCCATGTTTTAATTGaattacacacacataaactGTCCAACTGTAGGACTGCTCTGGCACAGTCCAGAAAGCCAAGAATTGAAGGTAATGGAACTTCAGTCAAGGATAACTCCATGCCTTTCCATTTGGCCACATAAGATTCATTACACCAAAGTACTAGTGATCTAAATTGGGCTGCAATGTAATAATGTCTGAGGCGAGGTAAGGCCATGCCTCCCCTGTCCCTCGCAAACTGTAAAATAGAGTACTTTAACTGTGGTCTTTTTGTTGTCCAAACAAACCTAGAAATATCCTTGTcccattctgagtggtttcaatGGAACCTCTACTGGTAGAGCcatgaaaaaatataataatttaggaAGGAATACCATTTTAATTGACCTTATTCTATTGCCGATATCTTGGGGAAGTAAAGCACATCGGTCCAAATCCTTGTAAattttcttacaatttttttcataatttgtagCAAAGAGAAAGGACAAGTACCTTGGTAAGAACACACCTAAATATTAAATATGGAATGAGTTCCAATAAAAATGTATATGTTTCAATTTAATCTGGAGTGGGagtaaaactgaataaaagagCCTGTGTTTTATGCACGTTAAGTGAGTATACTGATAAAGATCCACGCATTTTGAGGATATTCATAAGCAGGGGCACAACAGAGCCTGGATTTTGTAATGTTACTAACACGTCATCTGCAtacaaaaacattttgtattcTACACCTCTTATAATTATACCTTCTAGCTTCTTCTCCTCTCTGATCATCTGGGCTAAGGGTTCAATAAACAAATTGAACAGGGCAGGGCTGAGGGGGCAGCCCTGCCTACAGCCTCTTTGTAGATTTGTAGAGTTAGACAGGCCTCATTTATTTTAATCATTACAGTTGGATTTGAATGTAATGCCCTAatgcattttataaattcatctgAGGAGCCCAAATGACCCATTGCTTGATACAGGAAGTGCCAACTTACAGAGTCAAAGGCCTTCTCAGCATCTAAGCTGAGAAGGACTGCACTGGAATTTGTCTTTGTTATATAGTCAATAGTATGAATAGCCCTATGTATGTTATCATGTGTTTGGCGATCTTAAACAAACCCTGTTTGCTCCTCATCTATGAGGAAAGAAATCATGTCCTCCATCCAGGTCCTTTTGGCCTGTTTTACAATATTTTACTCTAACACTCGTAAACATTAGGAAATAATCAATATGCAATTGCATATTATGACGGGCAGAATAAAATGTGAAGTCCTTCTCTCGTCCATGCAGGTCACATCAGACATCAGTTAGACCATGAAGTTTCATTGTCTTATTTACCCAAATTTCAGTAGGATTCTTCTTTCTCTTTTGGTTTGTAGTATCCAGTTTAGGGTTCAATAAAAtttcaaactcccccaccacacAATAAAGATCCATGTTTCCAGTGCAATCAAGTcaaaaatcttattttaaaaaattgcgCATGTAGGAGGTGGATAGACAATGTTATATAAGGTAACTTTGTTGTCCTCTACTTTCCCCTTGATAAGGATGTATCTGCCCTCACTATCCTTAATTTCAGAGATAAATTCAAACTTGACATTATTTGAGATTAGAATGGCAACTCCTATTTTGTTTCCTGATTTATGTGAACAGAAAAACATATTACAAAATcccattttcttaagtttttcattttctgtgttGGTCACATGTGTCTCCGGCCAAAAAGCAACATTAATTTTCCCTTCTTTTCAATTTTGCTATCAATTTGCTTCGTTTAATGGGACTGTTTAAGCCATTCATGTTAAGTGATAGGAATTTATAGTATTGCTGAGTATTGCTGATCATGAAAAAAATTTCCACAAATGTCATTACTGAGCTGCCCTCTGTGTTCTCGGGGACGCCATATATTCGGACATTATTGCACCTGGAGCGGCTTTCCAGATCAGACAGCTCATTCTGCAGCTCATGTTGACTGATTAGAAGCTCAACTAAAGTGTCCTTGACCACAATGTCTCACTTTACTGTCCTGGCCATGTTCCTCTCAACCTCCTCCAGGCGTCGTGTCGAAGAGGACATAGATGGTGGTTGTTCCTCTATCTGGCTAGTAGCTACTTGTATTTTCTGGTTAGTCTCAGTTCTTAGCTGGTCCAACTGAGCTCTCAGATCTTCTTTGAGCTGAGCGCGAAAGTCAGCACCTTCCTTTTTCATATCTGTCTTAGATCAACCATTGATTTAGCCATGATCTTGCTAATTACAGAGCTGATAGAGCTAACTGTGACCAATGCGTTAGCTTCTTCTCCAGTGTCATGTTAGCTCCTGAGCTAGCGGCTAGGCTAATAAAGTTATTAGTCTCGGTTTTCTTCTGGTTAAGTCCCTTTGTCCCAGACTACCTTCTTGTGCTTATCCCCATTCATTCTCAATTAGTATTCACTGAGAATTTGAAAAAAGTATTTTAGAATTTTGGGGATATTAGAGGCTGTTGTCAGAGCCATGTTTTATGCGTCCATCTAACAGTTCACACCAAGAGGAAGTCTTCTTAATTTAATTCTTAATAATTATTACCTCTTGAGTACGTGGACATGACAAATATTTATTCCTAAAAATTAAACATATCATTAAAGAAGTCTGACAGGAtgatgaacatgaaaaatatGTCACTTTTTCCGAACAATTATGAGACTCAAATGTTGCAGGATAACAAGGTCGATCCAAATATGTCTAGCATATTCTCACATAAGCTGCATTATCAGCAACATAACCCCACAACACTGGAAAAGAGTGTTGCTCCTGTCCTAAGAGCACATGTAGGTTTGATATGGGATGGAATCTCAAATCTCTCATGCACACTTACCCTCTTTTGTTTCACCACAGCTCCGTAGCTTTTTAATGGCTCTATGACTTTGGCTTCAAGCCTTTCCACCTGTAAGACAAGGAAGTTGAGGAGTTTAGGACCTGCATTGCGAAACTATTTCACTAAACTGAGGTTACAATCGATATTAAGTATCAGTCGCTGAAGCTGCTGTTACCTCAGCCTGGCGGTAGTCTTGAATCTTGGCCAAGTGGTCAGCAAACTGCTTCATACCCCTCTTGAGGTTTGGCGTTTCTGTGTCTGCGTACATCCCTATTTCCTTAACCAGAACGTCGGCCTTGTCTCTTAGCCTGGCTGTTTTACGGACATAGGCAGCAAACAGTTGGCACATTTCCCCAAAATGCCTCTCCACATTGGTGATGTTTTCCTGGATCTTTCTTGTTTGGTAGTCCCTGTAAAAACATAACAGGATTATTATATGAATGTTTATTCTCAGTGCTTTACATTTGCAAATGATTTTAGCGATACAATTTATTCATATCTATTTAAAATACAATGCTATATTCCTTGAATAATGACACCTTCTTAAGCCATGACTTTGGTtatattcactcattcattcattttctgaacccgctttatcttcacAAGGGTCACGggagtcgcttggagcctatcccagctacttatgggcgaaggcgggtacaccctggacatgttgttagttcatcgcagggctgtcatatagagataaacaatcactctcacattcacacctatgggcaatttagattaaccaattaacctatcagtgcatgtctttggatggtgggaggaagctggagtacctggagagaacccacacagacacagggagaaaatgcaaactccacaaagaaaggtcccacccccatcgactggtgctagaattaaacccaggaccttcttgctgtgaggcatgagtgctagcCACTATACCACCGTGttgcctgtttatttatttttaaattaggtttatagatttccaaGTGCCACAGAAATACATATTCTCACTAAGAATCTGCACAAAAAATTGATTAGTTTATTGGTCAATCCAGTAAGCATTGTTATTTGGATCGAGGTTGGGAGGAGATTTATGCTTTACGC
This DNA window, taken from Sphaeramia orbicularis chromosome 11, fSphaOr1.1, whole genome shotgun sequence, encodes the following:
- the cibar1 gene encoding CBY1-interacting BAR domain-containing protein 1 isoform X1 gives rise to the protein MSRTPDARARDYQTRKIQENITNVERHFGEMCQLFAAYVRKTARLRDKADVLVKEIGMYADTETPNLKRGMKQFADHLAKIQDYRQAEVERLEAKVIEPLKSYGAVVKQKREDLKTTKRARDREAKQMAQLERTRQRNPSDRQIISQAESELQRATMDATRTTRQLEETIDEFEKQKIRDIKKIFGEFVTVEMMFHAKALEVYTLAYQSIQSVDEEEDLEVSRSSLHPPYYQSRLDTVRANSKTSLDRTGSFLSTSGTLQQQRTASQHTRREEEEDDEDEDDEDEDDSEDDNDDDDDSDDDN
- the cibar1 gene encoding CBY1-interacting BAR domain-containing protein 1 isoform X2, translating into MSRTPDARARDYQTRKIQENITNVERHFGEMCQLFAAYVRKTARLRDKADVLVKEIGMYADTETPNLKRGMKQFADHLAKIQDYRQAEVERLEAKVIEPLKSYGAVVKQKREDLKTTKRARDREAKQMAQLERTRQRNPSDRQIISQAESELQRATMDATRTTRQLEETIDEFEKQKIRDIKKIFGEFVTVEMMFHAKALEVYTLAYQSIQSVDEEEDLEQQRTASQHTRREEEEDDEDEDDEDEDDSEDDNDDDDDSDDDN